A part of Candidatus Electrothrix aestuarii genomic DNA contains:
- a CDS encoding MraY family glycosyltransferase: protein MLTLLFVFVVACLTALVLTPFIRQFALYFDLTDKPSARKMHSKKIPRVGGVVLFIGSFLPFLFLLLVQKYSPTAQDFFSNPSLQSFTTGAVLIFLLGLLDDVRELSFSFKIVGQLLVALFVYSCGVQITEVTTPFGPNFSIGIFSLPVTVFWFLLVINAINLIDGLDGLAAGICLFVSLSMLFVCIVNGRLGASLVFAALAGVLIGFLRYNFYPASIFMGDSGSYFLGYCLAALSIGGAIKGQVATALLIPVIALGIPLMDTLWAPVRRFMNGQEIFQPDNKHIHHRLVRLGFSHRRAVLALYALSVVLGICSMLLVHTQNDTSALILFLLGIGLVALLSYLSDSRGLNMHSLASWARDLSDEAGISIQRRLFLQHQRKIIDAPNFEVLWASICLCLEMLGFDYAEFHFIEQQAAATKMGRSRCRFSWAAKNDDAPPSPQESLLRIELPIHQLLPNKTVACNYGTLLLMKDMRHSATEPYLLKRVEQLRRSMVMALEKINESGQVCCGKCG from the coding sequence ATGCTCACTCTCCTGTTTGTTTTTGTTGTAGCCTGCCTGACGGCTTTGGTGTTAACCCCCTTCATTCGCCAATTTGCTTTGTATTTTGACCTGACAGATAAACCGTCAGCTCGCAAGATGCATAGTAAAAAAATTCCCAGGGTTGGCGGGGTTGTGCTTTTTATTGGCTCTTTTCTTCCCTTTCTTTTTCTCCTTCTTGTCCAAAAATACAGTCCCACAGCGCAGGATTTTTTTTCTAATCCGAGTCTACAAAGTTTTACTACCGGTGCAGTCTTGATTTTTCTTCTCGGTCTCCTAGACGACGTACGAGAACTGAGTTTTTCTTTTAAAATAGTGGGGCAACTGCTGGTAGCCCTTTTTGTTTATTCCTGCGGAGTTCAGATTACGGAGGTAACAACTCCATTTGGTCCGAATTTTTCTATAGGAATATTCTCGTTACCTGTCACTGTTTTTTGGTTTCTCCTGGTCATTAACGCGATTAATTTGATAGACGGACTGGATGGTTTGGCTGCAGGAATCTGTCTTTTTGTGTCACTCTCAATGCTCTTTGTCTGCATAGTAAATGGACGACTCGGAGCTTCCCTGGTCTTTGCTGCCTTAGCTGGTGTTCTCATCGGCTTTCTCCGCTATAATTTTTATCCTGCTTCTATTTTTATGGGAGATAGCGGAAGTTATTTTCTTGGTTATTGTCTGGCAGCCCTGAGTATTGGAGGTGCAATAAAAGGTCAAGTTGCCACAGCTCTGTTGATCCCTGTTATTGCCCTTGGCATTCCCCTTATGGATACTCTATGGGCACCTGTGCGACGCTTTATGAACGGCCAGGAAATTTTTCAACCGGATAATAAGCATATTCATCATAGATTGGTTAGGCTCGGCTTTTCTCATCGCAGGGCTGTGCTGGCTCTCTATGCGCTGTCGGTTGTCTTAGGCATCTGTTCCATGCTTCTTGTTCATACCCAGAATGATACGTCAGCACTTATTCTTTTTTTGCTCGGTATTGGCCTGGTTGCTTTGCTGAGCTACCTCAGCGATTCTAGAGGATTGAATATGCATAGTCTTGCTTCATGGGCTCGTGATCTGAGCGATGAGGCTGGAATTAGTATTCAACGACGTCTTTTTTTACAGCATCAGAGAAAGATTATCGACGCCCCTAATTTTGAAGTCCTCTGGGCATCTATTTGTCTGTGTCTGGAAATGTTGGGATTTGATTATGCAGAATTTCATTTTATTGAGCAACAGGCAGCTGCCACAAAAATGGGGCGTTCTCGATGTCGATTTAGCTGGGCTGCAAAGAATGACGATGCTCCTCCCTCTCCCCAGGAAAGTCTTCTCAGGATTGAGCTTCCTATTCATCAGTTACTACCTAATAAAACCGTAGCTTGTAATTACGGGACCTTGCTGCTTATGAAAGATATGCGCCACAGCGCGACTGAGCCGTATCTCTTGAAAAGGGTAGAACAGTTACGAAGGAGTATGGTAATGGCTTTAGAGAAAATTAACGAATCAGGTCAGGTCTGCTGCGGTAAATGTGGTTGA
- a CDS encoding alcohol dehydrogenase catalytic domain-containing protein: MKAAVVYGADDIRIEDYADPVAGPGEVVVATKVAGICGKDVKTMLGEGLTEKLPAILGQDISGEISSIGEGVVGFSVGEPVAVYPMAVCGQCYYCRQKRYNLCEKSLGIGHGLDGAFAEYVRVPKEILNVGGLIKLDDEISFEDAVMAEPLSCTFAAARANRMKEGQTVLVIGGGSMGLMHLKTAKWSGCEVIVADIVDTRLAMAGQMGADHLINSETGNLHDEVMRITEGRGADVVIISIGIPDVIEDCLKLVARGGVCNIFGAAPDTEVKIDPRWLHHQEITLTGTYASTPADFKKCLQLIKEEAIIVSDLVSHRFTLDTFDEAVESAKSLEMVRGIITFGEMVSLSF; encoded by the coding sequence ATGAAAGCTGCTGTTGTTTACGGTGCCGATGATATCCGTATTGAAGATTATGCAGATCCGGTTGCCGGTCCAGGCGAAGTTGTTGTTGCAACAAAAGTTGCTGGAATTTGCGGAAAAGATGTAAAAACCATGCTCGGCGAGGGGTTGACCGAAAAACTCCCTGCCATCCTTGGTCAGGATATATCAGGAGAAATCAGTTCCATTGGTGAAGGCGTTGTGGGGTTTTCCGTTGGAGAGCCAGTTGCAGTGTATCCTATGGCTGTCTGTGGACAATGTTATTACTGTCGTCAAAAACGCTATAATCTCTGCGAAAAGTCCTTAGGGATTGGGCATGGCCTGGACGGAGCCTTTGCCGAATACGTACGCGTTCCCAAAGAAATATTGAATGTCGGCGGGCTGATTAAACTTGATGATGAGATTTCCTTTGAAGATGCAGTGATGGCAGAGCCCCTTTCCTGTACCTTTGCCGCAGCTCGGGCAAATCGGATGAAGGAAGGGCAGACGGTGCTGGTGATCGGCGGTGGATCTATGGGCCTGATGCATCTGAAAACAGCCAAATGGTCCGGATGCGAAGTCATCGTGGCTGATATCGTTGATACACGTTTAGCAATGGCCGGGCAAATGGGAGCGGATCATCTGATTAACTCGGAAACGGGTAATCTCCATGATGAGGTGATGCGTATCACTGAGGGCAGAGGAGCTGATGTGGTTATTATCTCCATCGGCATTCCTGATGTGATTGAAGATTGCCTGAAGCTGGTTGCCCGAGGTGGCGTGTGCAATATATTCGGGGCTGCTCCAGACACAGAGGTGAAGATTGACCCTCGTTGGCTTCATCATCAGGAAATCACCCTGACAGGAACCTACGCATCGACACCGGCTGACTTTAAAAAATGTCTTCAATTGATTAAGGAAGAGGCTATTATTGTCTCCGACCTGGTTTCTCATCGCTTTACCCTTGATACCTTTGACGAAGCTGTGGAAAGTGCTAAAAGTCTGGAGATGGTTCGAGGGATCATTACCTTTGGGGAGATGGTTTCTCTTTCATTTTAG
- a CDS encoding zinc ribbon domain-containing protein: MLKRALAYLDEKHTCPHCKTELTLCHAPPMHVGDGLGWGSEFLFICLNDECSLFVNGWEHIENQYGHVGSYRHMELPDSKESYNMMVAGKAAFTGSIVDVEALKQQNARYQSEKEAVAKLDTCVEAKDLEPVLFLLTDNAANISDRKRAASLLVDLNDLSCIEVLRNHNFTDTHLEQDINLAINKILANHFLRECPYCAELIKARAKVCKHCSKELS, encoded by the coding sequence ATGTTGAAACGAGCTCTTGCTTATCTTGATGAAAAGCACACCTGTCCCCATTGTAAGACTGAATTGACCCTCTGCCATGCGCCGCCCATGCATGTGGGAGATGGGCTTGGTTGGGGCTCAGAGTTCCTGTTTATCTGCCTGAATGATGAGTGTTCTTTGTTTGTGAATGGCTGGGAACACATAGAAAATCAGTACGGACATGTGGGCTCATACCGTCACATGGAGCTTCCCGATAGTAAGGAAAGCTATAATATGATGGTTGCGGGGAAAGCCGCCTTTACCGGAAGCATTGTGGATGTGGAGGCCCTGAAACAACAGAATGCCCGCTATCAATCAGAGAAAGAGGCTGTTGCCAAGCTGGATACCTGCGTTGAGGCCAAGGACTTGGAGCCGGTACTCTTTCTGCTTACCGATAATGCAGCCAATATCAGTGACAGGAAACGGGCAGCTTCTTTATTGGTTGACCTCAATGATCTCTCCTGTATTGAGGTCTTGCGGAATCATAATTTTACTGATACCCACTTGGAGCAGGATATCAATCTGGCAATTAATAAGATTTTAGCTAACCATTTTCTCCGTGAATGCCCTTACTGTGCGGAGCTGATTAAGGCTCGGGCCAAGGTCTGCAAACATTGCAGTAAAGAACTTAGCTGA
- a CDS encoding prephenate dehydratase domain-containing protein, producing MRRPSVMSETTAEHTMCLGTLGPEQSHAWQAAIGYAPQADIKLYPHSGALLDAFLSREVEQVVVPIYNTRQGENKQYFRLFEQVKEGYWLDNIVLPSNLSLGVFAPDVQADELEVVLGKRAVFRQCEEYICGGFPNAALTTVHDLKQAVGRIQGQGLRNHGVIATAELLSALGLHIIEREVAPHNRTRYAVLGRELPKPTGYDATAFITGALDDRVGLLVDILGEFSRQGINILDMSSENDVKSQKLQIYIEAEGHIEDRAMQDAVTAIEERIIGQRNRMRLLGCFPRVDMRPKYINSFGFIGTGAMSAWFADRLEHEGYQALMTGRSTELRPEEMIPQVDVVVVCVPISFTAETIRQYGPLIEDGKALILLAGESETTIETALEVTGQGVEVMLVHNLWGPQAATMKDKNAIVVRTGRSGRFCSEFEAFLYKHGASIYQDSATKHDLLMGIGQKLPTVISVALAMTLEENGITAEDLASHCTLTSLYPILAMARVHSQNPRTYAEIMSTSGESRKIVHDFAQYLHQVVSIADQGNQEGIQELCRVMEQNGEHLTEPFLRNRMEQAKAVDEVLGAII from the coding sequence TTGAGACGACCATCTGTTATGTCCGAAACAACAGCAGAACACACGATGTGCCTTGGTACCCTTGGTCCCGAGCAATCCCATGCCTGGCAGGCAGCCATCGGCTACGCGCCTCAGGCGGATATCAAACTCTATCCGCACTCTGGAGCCCTTCTGGATGCCTTTTTGTCCCGAGAGGTGGAACAGGTTGTTGTTCCGATATATAACACCCGCCAAGGAGAGAATAAGCAGTACTTCCGCCTCTTCGAGCAGGTGAAGGAAGGGTATTGGCTGGATAATATCGTCCTGCCCTCCAACCTCTCCCTGGGTGTCTTTGCCCCGGATGTGCAGGCTGATGAGCTTGAGGTGGTGTTGGGTAAACGGGCAGTGTTTCGCCAATGCGAAGAGTATATCTGCGGCGGTTTTCCCAATGCTGCGTTGACCACAGTACATGACCTGAAACAGGCTGTTGGACGAATCCAGGGGCAGGGGCTGAGGAATCACGGCGTCATTGCCACGGCTGAGCTGCTGAGTGCCCTGGGCCTCCATATCATTGAGCGGGAGGTTGCTCCTCATAACCGGACCCGTTATGCCGTCCTGGGGCGTGAGCTCCCCAAGCCCACCGGCTATGACGCCACCGCCTTTATCACCGGAGCCCTTGATGATCGGGTCGGGCTGCTGGTGGATATACTTGGTGAGTTCTCCCGCCAGGGCATTAATATCCTGGATATGAGCTCGGAAAACGATGTGAAGTCCCAGAAGCTGCAAATCTATATTGAAGCGGAAGGGCATATCGAAGACCGGGCTATGCAGGATGCTGTGACAGCTATAGAGGAGCGGATTATCGGGCAGCGCAACCGCATGCGCCTGCTCGGCTGTTTCCCTCGGGTGGATATGCGGCCGAAGTATATCAACTCCTTTGGCTTTATCGGTACTGGGGCCATGAGTGCCTGGTTTGCTGATCGCTTGGAGCATGAGGGCTATCAAGCCCTGATGACTGGCCGCAGCACCGAACTTCGGCCTGAGGAGATGATCCCTCAGGTGGACGTGGTGGTGGTCTGTGTTCCCATCTCCTTTACAGCGGAAACCATCCGACAATATGGACCGCTGATTGAGGATGGTAAGGCCCTGATCCTGCTGGCCGGTGAGTCAGAGACCACAATTGAAACGGCCTTGGAAGTAACAGGGCAGGGGGTCGAGGTGATGCTGGTGCATAATCTCTGGGGGCCGCAGGCTGCAACCATGAAGGATAAAAACGCCATTGTGGTGCGTACAGGCCGTAGCGGGCGTTTCTGCTCCGAGTTCGAGGCCTTTCTCTATAAACACGGTGCAAGTATTTATCAGGACTCTGCAACCAAGCATGATCTGCTGATGGGAATAGGGCAGAAGCTACCCACCGTCATTTCTGTGGCCCTGGCCATGACCCTGGAGGAAAACGGCATCACGGCGGAAGACCTGGCCTCCCATTGCACCCTGACCTCCTTGTATCCTATCCTGGCTATGGCTCGGGTGCATTCCCAGAACCCGAGGACCTATGCCGAGATCATGTCCACCTCTGGAGAAAGCCGTAAGATTGTCCATGACTTTGCTCAATACCTGCATCAGGTGGTTTCCATCGCAGATCAGGGGAACCAGGAAGGAATTCAGGAATTATGTAGGGTCATGGAGCAAAACGGTGAACATCTGACCGAGCCTTTTCTCCGTAACCGTATGGAGCAGGCCAAGGCTGTGGATGAGGTGCTCGGTGCGATTATTTAA